A stretch of the TM7 phylum sp. oral taxon 349 genome encodes the following:
- a CDS encoding endonuclease/exonuclease/phosphatase family protein, with protein MCNQKDKLTLSSWNIKGGLSDPQRARKITEAVVDADCDIILLPDAWHEDSEFSRYLGEERRLLVSPQEFYEVGYNFYATVYDDDTRPDDNYANYALVALVKRGKSIRANPVLLGHRPGFKFDCRLGNKSISAIGVYLSDQSSKMRLRQVNDLINLSGNNSPTVLIGDMNELYRKSRLARSMQSSLFKAVARLIHLENDMLTRLNEMADSAAITQLEAFGFCDVDHEHRGTMPQNMPVLQLDRVLTRGVITSDVRHYNHKGLSDHKRIEADIFS; from the coding sequence ATGTGTAATCAAAAAGACAAACTAACGCTTTCGTCATGGAATATAAAAGGTGGACTGAGTGATCCGCAGCGTGCCCGGAAAATCACCGAAGCGGTGGTGGATGCTGATTGCGATATTATACTATTGCCTGATGCATGGCATGAAGATTCTGAATTTTCCCGGTACTTAGGCGAGGAGCGCAGGCTACTAGTGTCGCCTCAGGAATTTTATGAAGTCGGCTATAATTTTTATGCAACAGTGTACGACGATGACACCCGTCCGGACGATAACTACGCAAACTATGCTTTAGTAGCGTTGGTAAAACGAGGAAAATCAATTAGAGCAAATCCAGTTTTATTGGGGCATCGACCTGGATTTAAGTTTGATTGCCGCTTGGGCAATAAAAGCATTTCAGCCATTGGCGTATATCTGAGTGATCAATCCTCAAAAATGCGTCTCCGTCAAGTTAACGACTTGATTAATTTATCAGGCAACAACAGCCCGACTGTACTTATCGGCGACATGAATGAACTGTACAGAAAATCGCGGCTAGCCCGCAGTATGCAATCATCGCTGTTTAAGGCGGTTGCCCGATTAATCCACCTGGAAAATGATATGCTGACACGATTAAATGAAATGGCAGACAGTGCAGCAATTACGCAGCTAGAAGCATTTGGATTTTGCGATGTTGACCATGAGCATCGCGGGACGATGCCGCAAAACATGCCTGTGCTTCAGCTTGACCGTGTACTGACGCGTGGCGTTATAACATCGGACGTGCGTCACTACAATCACAAAGGACTTTCAGACCATAAGAGGATTGAAGCTGATATTTTTAGCTGA
- the rpsS gene encoding 30S ribosomal protein S19, producing the protein MSRSLKKGPFVDWKLAKKVKALKIGDRTVIKTWARSSTITPEMVGFTFAVHNGRVHVPVLISENMVGHKLGEFSPTRKFRKHGGKEK; encoded by the coding sequence ATGAGTCGATCACTCAAAAAAGGTCCATTCGTCGACTGGAAGCTTGCCAAAAAAGTGAAGGCGCTGAAGATTGGCGATCGCACCGTTATCAAAACATGGGCACGCAGCAGTACAATTACGCCTGAAATGGTTGGTTTTACTTTTGCAGTACACAATGGGCGCGTGCATGTGCCAGTGCTGATTAGCGAAAACATGGTCGGTCACAAGCTTGGCGAATTCTCGCCGACACGCAAGTTCCGTAAGCACGGGGGCAAGGAGAAGTAG
- the rplV gene encoding 50S ribosomal protein L22, which translates to MAEAEVYTVRAEIRGVDQTPRKVSLVAALVRGRTVADAVVILDHTPKRAALAVKKAIQSAAANATNNHNLDAKSLTISTLSVTAGSRLRRYKPASRGRALPFAKKSSHILVEVSGVEKVIKKPAKKAESKAAKEEKK; encoded by the coding sequence ATGGCTGAAGCAGAAGTTTATACTGTTCGCGCTGAAATTCGCGGTGTTGACCAAACGCCGCGCAAAGTCAGTCTCGTGGCTGCGCTCGTACGCGGTCGTACCGTTGCCGACGCAGTGGTGATTTTGGATCACACGCCGAAACGTGCTGCGCTTGCGGTGAAGAAAGCGATCCAATCGGCTGCCGCTAACGCGACGAACAATCATAATTTAGACGCCAAGAGTTTAACGATTAGCACGCTCAGTGTTACTGCTGGTTCGCGTTTGCGCCGCTACAAGCCGGCAAGCCGCGGCCGCGCATTGCCGTTCGCTAAAAAATCAAGCCACATTCTCGTTGAGGTCTCAGGCGTTGAGAAAGTTATTAAAAAACCAGCAAAGAAAGCTGAATCAAAAGCAGCAAAAGAGGAGAAGAAATAA
- a CDS encoding ATP-binding protein yields MKISLTQPNTTIKRQATQAFFDKTKAKPREEGVDFSLALIMAGVPGAGKTEYISSFIEENEIFKHDALRIDLDEIITVFEEYTPEEDGRFRSIGNRIVENILDRAFRNGYNFILDGTFAGAKAINNVRRAVRHGYLVYIVVLVEDIEQAKEYTRIRREKNQKRD; encoded by the coding sequence ATGAAAATCTCCTTGACTCAGCCTAACACTACAATAAAACGCCAAGCAACACAGGCGTTTTTTGATAAAACAAAGGCAAAACCGCGCGAAGAAGGCGTTGATTTCTCGCTGGCTCTCATTATGGCTGGCGTGCCGGGTGCTGGTAAAACGGAATATATCAGCTCGTTCATCGAAGAAAATGAGATATTCAAGCACGATGCTCTACGAATTGATCTGGATGAGATTATCACTGTTTTTGAAGAGTATACGCCAGAAGAAGATGGCAGATTTCGTAGTATTGGTAATAGAATTGTTGAGAATATTTTGGATCGTGCTTTTAGGAACGGGTACAATTTTATTCTAGATGGTACATTCGCTGGTGCTAAAGCAATTAATAATGTGCGGCGCGCTGTTCGCCATGGCTATCTTGTATATATCGTTGTGTTAGTTGAGGATATTGAACAGGCTAAAGAATATACGCGCATTCGCAGAGAAAAAAACCAAAAGAGAGATTAA
- a CDS encoding glycosyltransferase family 2 protein — translation MNNKLISVIIPAYNTEEFIDKCLQSVVKQTYRNLQIIVVNDGSEDGTEDIILRYARNDKRIEYYKQKNQGYGAACQAALSKARGEYLAFIDSDDIIAADYIKNLNEAISRTGSDIAACKIKQIKKHEEAPKTGVVNHEYFETDQEGGLKELIYMRRTSTGLACKLFKKHLFKNYIFPKSNYSNDYYSAWHGFIMASKIVFLDYVGYFYLQNQNSVTKRKIFTTERLLSIKYAEDNLIYISNKYPKLIKAAKNRIAIEAIVILRQLDVEKAPDIYKKCKDIILRSRVSMLFDGNIRFSTKRVLLMSYFVDFYKIYNRFK, via the coding sequence ATGAACAATAAGTTGATAAGCGTCATAATACCAGCCTATAACACCGAGGAGTTTATAGACAAATGCTTACAAAGCGTGGTTAAGCAAACATATCGTAATCTGCAGATCATAGTTGTAAATGATGGGTCTGAAGATGGCACTGAAGATATCATATTGCGTTATGCAAGAAATGATAAACGAATCGAGTATTATAAACAAAAAAATCAGGGTTATGGAGCGGCATGTCAGGCTGCGCTGTCCAAGGCGCGCGGTGAATATTTAGCATTTATTGATAGTGATGACATTATCGCTGCTGATTATATAAAGAACCTTAACGAGGCGATATCTAGAACTGGATCGGATATTGCCGCCTGTAAAATAAAGCAAATAAAGAAGCATGAAGAGGCGCCTAAAACAGGGGTCGTTAATCACGAGTATTTTGAAACGGATCAAGAAGGTGGCTTGAAAGAGCTGATTTATATGCGCCGAACATCCACCGGCTTAGCCTGTAAATTATTCAAAAAACATTTATTCAAAAACTACATTTTTCCTAAAAGCAATTACAGCAATGACTATTACTCGGCTTGGCATGGATTTATTATGGCTAGCAAAATTGTTTTCTTGGACTATGTGGGCTATTTTTACCTGCAGAACCAGAACTCAGTTACTAAAAGAAAGATTTTTACAACTGAAAGGCTGCTTTCGATAAAATATGCCGAAGATAATTTGATTTACATTTCGAATAAATATCCTAAACTAATTAAAGCTGCTAAAAATAGAATAGCAATTGAAGCGATAGTTATATTACGACAACTAGATGTTGAAAAAGCCCCTGACATCTACAAGAAGTGCAAGGACATTATTCTGCGCAGTAGGGTGTCGATGCTTTTTGATGGGAATATTCGATTTAGTACAAAACGAGTCCTGCTGATGAGCTATTTTGTTGATTTTTATAAGATTTATAATAGATTTAAATAA
- the rpsC gene encoding 30S ribosomal protein S3: protein MGQKVNPISFRLQTSKNWNSRWFASKKDFAVWLAEDGKIRDLIEKRFASRPTIANVEIERSANLVTVTIHTAKAGVVIGRGGAGINELKKVIEKVVSLPVRINVEEVRRPELNAKLVAENIAHQLERRANFRRAVKMAIQGSRNAGAKGIRVEVAGRLNGAEMSRREKFIEGSVPLHTLRADVDFYAARALGPNGTGIIGIKVWIYKGERSTK from the coding sequence ATGGGTCAGAAAGTTAACCCGATCAGCTTCCGCCTTCAAACCAGCAAAAACTGGAATTCGCGCTGGTTCGCCAGTAAGAAAGACTTTGCGGTTTGGCTGGCGGAGGACGGTAAAATCCGCGACCTAATTGAGAAGCGTTTTGCATCGCGCCCGACAATTGCGAACGTCGAAATTGAGCGCAGCGCTAATCTCGTTACAGTCACAATTCATACAGCGAAAGCCGGTGTGGTAATAGGCCGCGGCGGTGCGGGCATTAACGAGCTGAAAAAGGTAATTGAAAAGGTCGTGAGCCTGCCGGTTCGTATCAATGTTGAAGAAGTTCGCCGTCCGGAATTGAACGCCAAGCTCGTTGCTGAAAATATCGCGCATCAGTTAGAACGCCGTGCGAATTTCCGCCGCGCAGTTAAGATGGCAATTCAAGGCAGCCGTAATGCTGGTGCGAAGGGTATCCGCGTTGAGGTGGCCGGTCGCTTGAACGGCGCCGAGATGAGCCGCCGCGAGAAATTTATTGAAGGTTCAGTGCCGTTGCACACGCTACGCGCCGATGTTGATTTTTACGCTGCGCGCGCGCTTGGTCCAAACGGTACGGGGATCATTGGCATCAAAGTTTGGATTTACAAGGGTGAAAGGAGCACGAAGTAA
- the rplB gene encoding 50S ribosomal protein L2, whose amino-acid sequence MAIKAYNPTTPARRGMTSQDLSDITTRKPLKSLVKAGKQRAGRNNTGKITVRHRGGGVKRHYRLVNHRMPAGMVLTVEEIEYDPGRSARIARVKDQHGLYHYILADTQMTKGAVVKTGAEAPVEASNRLPLVNIPVGSQIYAIEINPGKGAQMVRSAGTKAQLMAKEGNYAMVRMPSGEVRRFRLECEASLGVVGNVQHQNVKLGSAGRRRRMGWRPSVHGKAMNPADHPMGGGEGKTGPGRIPKTPWGKPAIGFKTRRRKSTNKMIVRSRHEAKRKR is encoded by the coding sequence ATGGCGATTAAAGCATACAACCCAACCACTCCGGCTCGTCGCGGCATGACTTCGCAGGATCTGAGCGACATCACAACCCGCAAGCCGCTGAAAAGCCTGGTGAAAGCCGGCAAGCAGCGTGCGGGACGTAACAATACTGGTAAGATTACGGTGCGCCACCGCGGTGGCGGCGTGAAGCGGCACTACCGTTTAGTAAATCACCGCATGCCAGCTGGCATGGTGCTAACAGTTGAGGAAATTGAATACGATCCAGGCCGCAGTGCGCGCATTGCTCGCGTGAAAGATCAGCACGGTTTGTACCACTACATTCTTGCCGACACGCAGATGACAAAAGGCGCAGTAGTTAAAACTGGCGCCGAAGCACCAGTTGAAGCAAGTAACCGCTTACCACTTGTAAATATTCCGGTAGGTTCACAGATCTACGCGATCGAAATTAACCCGGGCAAAGGCGCACAGATGGTTCGTTCAGCTGGTACAAAAGCACAGCTTATGGCGAAAGAAGGAAACTATGCGATGGTACGCATGCCGTCGGGTGAAGTTCGGCGCTTTCGTTTGGAATGCGAGGCGTCGCTTGGCGTCGTCGGCAACGTGCAGCACCAGAATGTCAAGCTAGGCAGCGCCGGCCGCCGCCGCCGTATGGGTTGGCGTCCGAGCGTGCATGGTAAGGCGATGAACCCAGCCGATCACCCGATGGGCGGCGGTGAAGGCAAGACTGGTCCGGGCCGCATTCCGAAAACGCCATGGGGTAAACCGGCGATTGGATTCAAGACTCGCCGCCGTAAATCAACTAACAAGATGATTGTCCGCAGTCGTCACGAAGCTAAGAGGAAGAGGTAA
- the rplC gene encoding 50S ribosomal protein L3, with amino-acid sequence MKALLGTKIGMTQIIGEDGVTTPVTLIQAGPVTVTQVKSVERDGYNAVQVAYGEGKNLSKAVAGHVKPASVTPKEIREFRVDDLGEVKVGDTWDVTEFELGDIVDATGTSKGKGFAGTIKRHNFKRHRKTHGGKGNTRKVGSIGSMYPQKIFKGKRMPGHMGAEQVTVRNLKVAYISADDNLIGVKGAVPGPKKGLIKIKLGGAK; translated from the coding sequence ATGAAAGCACTTCTCGGTACCAAGATTGGTATGACCCAAATCATCGGCGAGGACGGCGTTACGACTCCAGTGACACTGATTCAAGCCGGACCTGTGACTGTAACTCAGGTCAAGTCTGTCGAACGCGACGGCTATAACGCAGTCCAGGTTGCCTATGGTGAGGGTAAGAACCTGAGCAAGGCCGTGGCTGGTCACGTAAAGCCAGCTAGTGTAACCCCGAAAGAGATTCGGGAATTTCGTGTCGACGACCTGGGCGAGGTAAAAGTCGGCGATACGTGGGATGTTACAGAGTTTGAACTCGGTGACATAGTGGATGCAACTGGTACCAGCAAAGGTAAAGGTTTCGCTGGAACAATCAAGCGCCACAACTTTAAACGCCATCGTAAAACGCACGGCGGCAAGGGCAACACGCGCAAAGTCGGTTCAATCGGCAGCATGTATCCGCAGAAAATTTTTAAGGGCAAGCGCATGCCGGGCCATATGGGCGCAGAACAGGTGACAGTAAGAAATCTGAAGGTCGCCTATATCTCGGCGGACGACAATTTGATTGGCGTCAAAGGCGCGGTGCCAGGCCCGAAAAAGGGCTTAATCAAGATTAAGTTAGGAGGTGCTAAGTAA
- the rpsJ gene encoding 30S ribosomal protein S10 encodes MADANNQGLKIRIRLKAYDHKLIDQSAKQIVDTAIRTGATVAGPVPLPTRRSTYTVVKSPHVYKTGGEAFEMRVHKRLIDISNASPKTIDNLQNLSLPAGVDAEIRM; translated from the coding sequence ATGGCAGACGCCAATAACCAGGGTCTGAAGATCCGCATCCGCCTCAAGGCATACGACCACAAACTTATTGACCAGTCGGCGAAGCAAATCGTTGATACAGCGATCCGCACCGGTGCGACTGTTGCCGGTCCTGTGCCGCTGCCAACGCGCCGCAGCACCTACACGGTGGTAAAGAGCCCGCACGTGTACAAGACGGGCGGCGAAGCATTTGAGATGCGCGTGCATAAGCGCCTAATTGACATCTCAAACGCTAGCCCAAAGACTATTGACAACTTGCAGAACTTGTCGCTGCCAGCCGGCGTCGACGCAGAGATCCGCATGTAA
- a CDS encoding IS1595 family transposase, which yields MSNIPNFASNKKCWRLINKLVFGEEVSCPLCGCELQENYLSRYLWCKICRKKLRATAWHGSWLYGMKLSSKQLFKLIWCWQNRKSVEAAILFAGVSYPTVARWFSRFRENLPDAATMLEGLIQADESYFSKLKSKQATYIVTGAIEQDTGRLALRITGGFHDGRSQDVLEQFIQDSVKPGSLIITDKWYGYDELPLLGYEHESHNHSRGDFANTNKAELIWSVAKRHMRKLYGQRILTHQLEELCKEWMARANQPELLASPIAFLRFTMALRVSWVNPNRFTTLAIYYKYSLTILSANSIADFIVFSRS from the coding sequence ATGTCTAACATACCAAACTTTGCCAGCAATAAGAAGTGCTGGAGGCTTATCAACAAGCTTGTCTTTGGGGAGGAGGTGTCGTGCCCGCTCTGCGGGTGCGAGCTGCAAGAAAACTACCTCTCAAGATATCTCTGGTGCAAAATATGCCGCAAAAAGCTCAGAGCCACTGCCTGGCATGGTTCCTGGCTGTATGGCATGAAGCTGTCGTCCAAACAACTATTCAAGCTAATCTGGTGCTGGCAGAATCGTAAAAGTGTTGAGGCAGCTATACTGTTTGCTGGCGTTAGTTATCCAACTGTAGCTAGATGGTTCTCCCGCTTTCGAGAGAACCTGCCAGACGCTGCAACAATGCTAGAAGGCTTAATCCAAGCCGACGAAAGCTACTTCTCAAAGCTCAAGAGTAAACAAGCTACCTACATAGTTACTGGCGCCATTGAGCAGGATACCGGGCGCTTAGCCTTGCGTATAACCGGCGGCTTCCATGACGGACGAAGCCAAGATGTGCTTGAACAGTTCATCCAAGACAGCGTAAAACCAGGCAGCCTAATTATTACCGACAAATGGTACGGTTACGACGAATTACCGCTCCTAGGCTACGAGCATGAAAGCCACAACCACAGCAGAGGCGACTTTGCTAATACCAACAAAGCTGAGCTAATTTGGAGCGTAGCCAAGCGCCACATGCGCAAACTCTACGGACAACGCATCCTAACCCACCAACTAGAAGAACTCTGCAAAGAATGGATGGCAAGAGCCAACCAGCCAGAACTGCTCGCCAGCCCAATAGCATTCCTACGGTTTACTATGGCTTTACGGGTTAGTTGGGTGAACCCTAATAGGTTCACCACCTTAGCTATATATTACAAATACTCCTTAACTATCTTATCCGCTAATTCTATAGCCGATTTTATCGTATTCTCAAGGTCATAG
- a CDS encoding 50S ribosomal protein L23, whose protein sequence is MKLVLVTPRVSEKAYRLVANQNTYIFDVPMSANKNDIKAAVESQFDGTKVAKVTTLVQNGKSIRYSRGKNRYPGTTSRQDSKKAYVTLSEGKIKVFEQEEVKEEK, encoded by the coding sequence ATGAAATTAGTACTCGTTACTCCGCGTGTGAGTGAAAAAGCGTATCGCTTGGTCGCTAACCAGAATACCTACATATTTGATGTGCCGATGAGTGCAAACAAAAACGACATCAAAGCAGCAGTTGAATCGCAATTCGACGGCACGAAAGTTGCAAAAGTAACGACGCTTGTCCAAAACGGTAAGTCAATACGCTACAGCCGCGGCAAAAATCGCTACCCGGGCACAACCTCGCGCCAGGACAGCAAAAAAGCCTACGTTACACTCAGCGAAGGCAAAATCAAAGTATTTGAACAAGAAGAAGTCAAGGAGGAGAAGTAA
- a CDS encoding histidine phosphatase family protein — MKITFIRHGHSQSNELNILSSSADDEFYLTDKGVAEIKKAALEFRPSAVENVIFISSPLKRTVHSAQVYMKAIGKSNDELAIDPRIRELDYGKFSGKENVGHIQEKIDEAYSKFKKDGDNLFRVGKTGENNYEFLMRNYRFLNELCEKYINNANVHVVVFSHAGPIRAMENAILNSSEHRPRIANGEFRTHEIKRPLLGHIRREVFKLNNFVSKNTKHYDVIIGGAGPFGLVCAERLASAGKNVLILEKESYIGGTSSSYIDEETGIEVHRFGPHIFHIKDEKIHKYVSKFKPLNNYVHKIKAALVQDETGEISYYDMPLNLNSINDYYHKKLTPKAAQEFISKRTGGIEVSQAKNAKEAGYAVFGKELFESFFKNYTEKQWGRLAETLPPDLFSRYQIRWDDNNEAFAGQFQGIPETSYDDLFKSIVSHANETYSGSIDIIYNADFLVESEKIERQNGYSSLKIFTGAIDEYFKFSLGELAYRSLKFEVIKKNMDEFQPVAVVNYPQKKYKYTRVTEYKHFHPEAKSSKTIVGYEFPVEYTRGLERIYPIEDEKNKKLYRKYKLLAEKEYKDKRVLFGGRLGEYRYYDLENTIKSAIELADKIVKEYL, encoded by the coding sequence ATGAAAATAACATTTATCCGACACGGGCACAGTCAAAGTAACGAATTGAATATTTTATCCAGCAGCGCGGACGATGAGTTTTACCTAACCGACAAGGGCGTGGCGGAGATAAAAAAGGCTGCTCTAGAGTTCCGACCTTCTGCGGTCGAAAACGTTATCTTCATCAGCTCGCCGCTGAAACGTACTGTCCACAGCGCTCAAGTTTATATGAAGGCGATCGGTAAATCTAATGACGAACTTGCCATTGACCCCAGAATTAGAGAACTTGATTACGGAAAATTTTCTGGCAAAGAGAATGTGGGTCATATCCAAGAAAAGATTGACGAGGCGTATTCGAAATTTAAAAAAGATGGCGACAATTTGTTTAGGGTGGGTAAAACCGGCGAGAATAATTACGAATTTTTGATGAGAAATTACCGGTTTTTGAATGAATTGTGTGAAAAGTACATCAATAATGCCAATGTCCACGTAGTCGTTTTTTCTCATGCCGGTCCGATACGCGCGATGGAGAACGCGATTTTAAATAGCAGTGAACATCGTCCTAGAATTGCCAACGGTGAATTTCGTACGCATGAAATAAAACGACCTTTGCTAGGTCATATACGAAGAGAGGTTTTTAAGCTCAATAATTTTGTGTCAAAGAATACGAAACACTACGATGTAATAATTGGCGGCGCTGGTCCTTTTGGTCTAGTTTGTGCGGAGAGGCTAGCTAGTGCAGGAAAAAACGTGCTAATTTTAGAGAAAGAGAGCTACATCGGCGGTACCAGCTCATCGTATATTGATGAAGAGACTGGCATCGAAGTGCATCGTTTTGGTCCGCATATCTTTCATATCAAGGATGAGAAAATACATAAATATGTATCTAAGTTTAAACCCCTCAATAATTATGTGCACAAAATAAAAGCGGCGCTGGTCCAAGACGAGACAGGCGAGATCAGTTATTATGATATGCCGTTAAACTTGAACTCGATTAATGATTATTATCATAAAAAATTAACACCAAAAGCCGCTCAAGAGTTTATATCTAAGCGTACTGGCGGCATTGAAGTATCTCAGGCAAAAAATGCAAAAGAAGCTGGCTACGCCGTTTTTGGGAAAGAATTGTTTGAATCATTTTTTAAAAACTATACCGAAAAACAGTGGGGACGATTGGCTGAAACTCTGCCTCCTGATTTATTCAGCCGGTATCAAATCAGATGGGATGATAATAATGAGGCGTTTGCTGGTCAATTCCAGGGAATTCCAGAAACAAGCTACGATGACCTCTTTAAGAGTATTGTGAGCCATGCCAATGAGACATACAGCGGAAGCATCGATATTATTTATAATGCAGATTTTCTTGTTGAATCTGAAAAAATTGAGCGACAGAACGGATACAGTAGTTTAAAAATATTCACTGGAGCTATTGATGAATACTTTAAGTTTTCGCTCGGAGAGCTAGCTTATAGATCGTTAAAATTCGAAGTTATCAAGAAGAATATGGATGAATTTCAGCCTGTTGCCGTCGTTAATTACCCGCAAAAGAAATACAAATATACGCGAGTTACAGAATATAAACATTTTCATCCTGAGGCGAAGAGTAGTAAGACGATTGTTGGTTACGAATTTCCGGTTGAATACACCAGGGGACTGGAGCGGATATATCCAATTGAGGATGAAAAGAATAAAAAACTGTATAGGAAGTATAAACTTTTAGCGGAAAAAGAATACAAAGACAAAAGAGTGCTTTTTGGTGGTAGGTTGGGCGAATATAGGTACTATGACCTTGAGAATACGATAAAATCGGCTATAGAATTAGCGGATAAGATAGTTAAGGAGTATTTGTAA
- the rplD gene encoding 50S ribosomal protein L4, which translates to MAESTKPAKAALPKEVFGVDVPNHELLKLAYDAFLANSRQASATTKTRGEVRGGGKKPWKQKGTGRARFGSTRNPIWRHGGIVFGPRGNENYKLKLSKTSKRVAIRQALTLANEAKKITVSDIKTTGKTAEIAKFIADKKFKRDRRVLLVVDEKTPELIRATNNLQSALLIRAQYLSVYYVLNADQIIMTPAAVKVIDAWLNPKEDK; encoded by the coding sequence ATGGCTGAATCAACCAAGCCAGCAAAAGCAGCCTTGCCGAAGGAAGTGTTCGGGGTTGATGTGCCGAACCACGAGCTATTGAAGCTCGCGTATGACGCGTTCCTTGCGAACAGCCGCCAGGCAAGTGCGACCACTAAAACACGCGGTGAAGTACGTGGTGGTGGTAAAAAACCGTGGAAGCAAAAAGGTACCGGGCGCGCCCGATTTGGTAGCACGCGTAACCCGATTTGGCGCCACGGCGGCATCGTTTTCGGACCACGCGGTAACGAAAACTACAAGCTAAAGCTATCGAAAACTAGCAAACGCGTAGCAATACGTCAAGCGTTGACGTTGGCGAATGAAGCGAAGAAAATTACTGTCAGCGATATTAAAACAACCGGCAAAACTGCCGAAATCGCAAAGTTTATTGCTGACAAGAAATTCAAACGCGACCGCCGCGTTCTGCTCGTTGTTGACGAGAAAACGCCGGAATTGATACGTGCGACGAATAACCTACAGAGTGCCCTCTTGATTCGTGCGCAGTATTTGAGCGTGTATTACGTGCTAAACGCCGATCAAATCATCATGACGCCAGCTGCCGTGAAGGTGATTGACGCATGGCTAAACCCGAAGGAGGACAAGTAA
- the tuf gene encoding elongation factor Tu produces the protein MADFDRSKPHINVGTMGHVDHGKTTLTAAITHVLAKRLPSDVNKARDYADIDNAPEEKARGITIATSHQEYESEKRHYAHVDMPGHADYVKNMITGAAQIDGAILVVAANDGPLPQTREHVLLAHQVGVPKIVVFLNKMDLADPELVELVEMDVRELLTKNGYDGDNAPIIKGSATKALEGDKEAEDAIMELVKAMDDYFELPKRDLDKPFLMPIEDVFSIKGRGTVATGRIEQGVVKINDPVEIVGLKPTQSSVVTGIEAFKKTLDQGQAGDNAGLLLRGIEREQIERGQVIVKPGTLTPHTEFEAEVYILKKEEGGRHTPFSKGYKPQFYFRTTDVTGEVELPADKEMVMPGDQVTFKVKLLAPIAMDKGQDFAIREGGRTVGAGVVTNIIK, from the coding sequence ATGGCAGACTTTGACCGTTCAAAGCCTCACATCAATGTCGGTACCATGGGTCACGTCGACCACGGTAAAACGACTTTGACCGCTGCGATCACTCATGTGCTCGCGAAGCGTCTTCCCAGCGACGTGAACAAAGCGCGCGATTACGCTGACATCGACAACGCGCCTGAAGAAAAAGCGCGCGGTATCACTATCGCGACTTCGCACCAAGAGTACGAGAGCGAGAAGCGCCACTACGCCCACGTCGACATGCCGGGCCACGCCGACTACGTCAAGAACATGATCACCGGTGCCGCGCAGATCGACGGTGCGATCCTTGTGGTCGCCGCCAACGACGGTCCGCTGCCGCAAACGCGCGAGCACGTACTGCTAGCTCACCAGGTGGGCGTGCCGAAGATTGTCGTCTTCTTGAACAAGATGGACTTGGCAGACCCGGAATTAGTCGAGTTGGTCGAAATGGACGTTCGCGAGCTACTCACCAAGAACGGCTACGATGGCGACAACGCACCGATCATCAAGGGCTCAGCAACTAAAGCGCTTGAGGGCGATAAAGAGGCTGAAGACGCAATCATGGAATTGGTCAAAGCGATGGACGACTACTTTGAGTTGCCGAAGCGCGATCTGGATAAGCCGTTCTTGATGCCGATTGAAGACGTCTTCTCAATCAAGGGTCGCGGTACAGTCGCGACAGGGCGTATTGAGCAGGGTGTCGTAAAGATTAACGACCCAGTAGAGATCGTTGGTTTGAAGCCGACGCAAAGCTCGGTCGTCACTGGTATCGAGGCGTTCAAAAAGACGCTTGACCAAGGCCAGGCTGGCGACAATGCTGGACTGCTGCTGCGCGGTATTGAGCGCGAGCAAATTGAGCGCGGCCAGGTGATCGTGAAACCAGGCACGTTGACGCCACACACCGAATTCGAAGCTGAGGTGTATATCTTGAAGAAAGAAGAGGGCGGACGCCACACGCCGTTTAGCAAGGGCTACAAACCGCAGTTCTACTTCCGTACAACAGACGTAACGGGCGAAGTCGAGCTGCCGGCCGACAAAGAAATGGTCATGCCTGGCGACCAGGTGACATTTAAGGTCAAACTGCTCGCACCGATTGCGATGGACAAAGGTCAAGACTTCGCGATCCGCGAAGGCGGCCGCACCGTCGGTGCTGGTGTCGTTACCAACATCATCAAGTAG